The stretch of DNA aagcatcagagagtccacacaggagagaaaccacataaatgccagcagtgtgggaaatgttttgcttataaGTTTCTTCTTGTGAGACATCACAGAGCCCACACAGGAgataaaccatacaaatgccaggagtgtgggaaatgttttgcttacaagtcaggtCTTGTGaatcatgagagagtccacacaggagaaaaaccatacaaatgccaacactgtggaaaatgttttactcagaaTTCACACCTTTTCATGCATCAGAggattcacacaggagagaaaccatacaaatgccagcagtgtgagaaatgttttgcttGGAAGGCACTCTTTCGGCATCACCTGAGTGTCCACACAGGAgataaaccatacaaatgccagcagtgtgggaaatgttttgcttataaGTCACTTCTTGTGACACATCAAAGAGCCTGCACAGGAgataaaccatacaaatgccagcagtgtgggaaatgttttgcttacaagtcagttcTTGTgaatcatcagagagtccacacaggagagaaaccatacaaatgccaacactgtggaaaatgttttgctgacaagtcccaccttgtcatgcatcagagagtccacacaggagagaaaccacataaatgccagcagtgtggaaaatgttttgctcagaagtcacaccTTCAGAAGCATTTGATAGTCCACACatgggagaaaccatacaaatgccaagactgtgaa from Sceloporus undulatus isolate JIND9_A2432 ecotype Alabama unplaced genomic scaffold, SceUnd_v1.1 scaffold_13228, whole genome shotgun sequence encodes:
- the LOC121918480 gene encoding zinc finger protein 83-like, which translates into the protein MHQRIHTGEKPYKCQQCEKCFAWKALFRHHLSVHTGDKPYKCQQCGKCFAYKSLLVTHQRACTGDKPYKCQQCGKCFAYKSVLVNHQRVHTGEKPYKCQHCGKCFADKSHLVMHQRVHTGEKPHKCQQCGKCFAQKSHLQKHLIVHTWEKPYKCQDCEKCFADKSHLVKHQTVHPGEKPYK